The Phragmites australis chromosome 15, lpPhrAust1.1, whole genome shotgun sequence genome window below encodes:
- the LOC133893575 gene encoding protein S40-5-like gives MAKARRLPLAAAGERFLGFPRGAAVAPAPAGDDDLPDLAEADVWYSAAEGPGTGAAWEAEGRATVGGRAPRRGVQGGLSRAFGDGRQVAASAPVEVPAWPSRFAEPESFVEEEEEKDVGGGWVPPHVYLARRQARASVVEGAGRTLKGRDMSRVRDAVWSRTGFDG, from the coding sequence ATGGCCAAGGCGCgcaggctgccgctcgccgcaGCGGGCGAGAGGTTCCTCGGCTTCCCCCgcggcgccgccgtcgcgcccgcccccgccggcgacgacgaccTGCCCGACCTGGCAGAGGCCGACGTCTGGTACTCGGCGGCGGAGGGGCCCGGCACCGGCGCAGCCTGGGAGGCGGAGGGGAGGGCAACGGTGGGCGGGCGGGCGCCGCGGCGCGGGGTGCAGGGCGGGCTGAGCCGGGCGTTCGGGGACGGGCGGCAGGTGGCGGCGTCGGCGCCGGTCGAGGTCCCCGCCTGGCCGAGCCGCTTCGCGGAGCCGGAGTCGttcgtggaggaggaggaggagaaggacgtTGGTGGTGGGTGGGTGCCCCCGCACGTGTACCTGGCTCGGCGGCAGGCGCGGGCGTCGGTGGTGGAGGGCGCCGGCCGGACGCTCAAGGGCCGGGACATGTCCCGGGTGCGCGACGCCGTCTGGAGCCGGACCGGCTTCGACGGATGA